In one window of Macrobrachium rosenbergii isolate ZJJX-2024 chromosome 27, ASM4041242v1, whole genome shotgun sequence DNA:
- the Pfdn2 gene encoding prefoldin subunit 2: MAGKQQQQSAAKTLTKSEGEEIVQKFQTLRNEQRSLMAKISELEQDLNEHKIVIETLQDVSPDRKCFRMVGGVLVERTVNEVLPALTNNRDQLTKVIDSLNEKLVSKGKEVNEYKEKHGIRIRGQDDLKEVQPQQSNSAPNMQGVLVSNKS, encoded by the exons ATGGCAGGCAAACAGCAGCAGCAAAGCGCCGCGAAAACTCTCACGAAAAGCGAGGGAGAAGAGATTGTTCAGAAGTTCCAAACGTTGAGAAATGAACAGAGGTCCCTCATGGCCAAAATTAGCGAGCTGGAACAAGATTTGAACGAACACAA gatAGTAATTGAAACCCTACAAGACGTTTCTCCAGATAGGAAGTGCTTCCGAATGGTAGGTGGAGTACTTGTGGAGAGAACAGTCAATGAAGTTTTACCAGCACTCACAAACAATAGGGACCAG TTAACCAAGGTGATTGACAGCCTGAATGAGAAACTGGTAAGCAAGGGCAAGGAAGTGAACGAATACAAAGAAAAGCACGGAATTCGAATTAGGGGTCAAGATGATCTGAAAGAAGTGCAGCCACAGCAAAGTAATTCAGCGCCGAACATGCAGGGGGTTCTTGTTTCTAACAAGTCATAG